The Bosea sp. 685 DNA window GCAACGACGCCCATAAGGACGAGCTGATCGAGAGCATCTTCAAGGGCAGGAAGCCGGAGATCAGCCGCTTCAAGGGCCTGGGTGAAATGATGCCGGCCCAGCTCAAGGAAACCACCATGGACCCGGCCAAGCGCATCCTGCTCAAGGTCATGGTCGAGCACGAGGCTCGCGACGAGACCTCGGAGACGGTCGAGCGCTTGATGGGCAACAAGCCGGAAGCCCGCTTCATCTTCATCCAGGAGCGCGCGGCCTTCGCCGGCGAGCTCATCGACCTGTGAGGCGCCAGGCCTGGCAAGCCCGGCCAGGCCATTGGCACCCCTTCGTTTTCGGGAGCCTGCCCGTCATAGCTGCCGGGCTGCCAAGACGGATCGGAGCCGGCACCTTGCCGGCATGTCGAACAAACCCTCCCGCGATCCCCGCCACGTCTTCGCGAGCCATGCGGCTCGCTCCCCGCAAGCCTGGCCGGTAACCGCATGGGGCAGCCTCCTCCCTCTCAAGCTCGACGCCACGGCGATCTGGTTTCCCCCGGCTGGGACGACATCGGAATTTTCCACGCCATCGCCACGAGCGGGGCGCTGGCCGTGGCGGCGGCGCAACTCGGGCTGAGCGAAGCGACGGTCGCCCGAAGGCTGAAGGCTTTCGAGGCAAGGCTCGGGCTGCAACTGTTCCGGCGCGCCGCCAATCGCCTGATCCTGACCGAGATCGGCCAGGCCCTGACGCGGGATGCAAGCGAGGTCGCCGCCGCCGCCGAGCGTTTTTCCAGCCGGGCGCGGGCAGCGCGCGCCTCGGACAGTGCGCCGGTCAAGATCACCGCCACGACCTCGATCAGCCTGTTCCTGACGATGCATGCGACGACGATTTCCGCCGCCGCCGGAGGGATCGAAATCGTCATCATCAGCACCCGCGACAAGCTCGACCTCGCGCGGGGCGATGCCGACATCGCGTTGCGCATGAGCAAGGTGCCGGAACAGCAAGGTTATTTTGCCCAGAAAATCGGGCGGCTCGTGCAGGCGCTCTATGTCCGGCGGGATATCGACCCTGCGACGGCGCCGATCATCTCGGTCAGCCGGGACGTGTCGTCGCGAATCGAAGAGCACATCCTCGAATGGGCTGCAGGCCGCCCTGTCGCGGCGCGCGTCGGCGATTCAGCGGCGCGCTACGAAAGCGTCCGCTCGGCCGGCGCGGTCTCGATGGTCCCGTGCTTCATGGGCGACGCCGATGAGACGCTGGTGCGGCTGCAGCCGCCACCGGATCGGACTGCGGACGAGATATTCCTGGTCTCGCATGAGGTTTCGCGGCAGCGGCCCGCCGTTCTTGCCGTGCTGGGCGCTTTGCGAGAGCTGTTTCGCAGCAATCGCGCCAGACTCAGCGGCCAGTTGAGCCCAGAGATCGACACCGCACGGCTCTAGCGGTTTCATAGATGACGCCGGATCGCGGCAAGGATTTGCTAACCGTCTTTTTACCGCTGATGGCGCAAGGTCATCGTGAAGGGTGCCTTGGCGCCCAAACGGTGCGGAGCGGGCCAGATGCGGCTGATCGAACTCTTCTGGAAGAACGAGCGCGGCACTATGGTCGCCAACGTCGCCAAGGCGGCCGCCGTGATCGGTTTCCTGTCGGTCGTCGCGGTGAATTTCGTCTCGACCCAGACCGCCAAGCTCGACACCGAGCGTCTGACGCAGATCGCCTCCGCTGCCTCGAAAGGCAAGCCGGTCGATCCGATGATCACGGGCTCGCTTCAGAAGACGGCGAACCAGACCCGTCTCGACCCCTGCGTGGTCCCGCGCTGAGATTTTAGGGCGGTTTCCGATCTGATGAGATCGTTCGATTGCTCTAGCTAGGCCATTGTTTTAACGCGATTTCTTCATGCGAGCCGGTGTCCGCTTCGCTCGAAAGCGCTTTATCCGAGCCAGGCCAGCAACTCGCCGGTCACGGCATCCGGCGCCTCAAGCGTCGAGAGGTGGCCGCAGCCCGGCACGACCACCAGCCTGGCATTGGCACCGATCCCGGCCGCGATCTCCTGTGCCTCGCTCAGTGGCGTGATCAAATCCTCCTCGCCGACCAAGGCGAGCGTCGGCACGCCAATCGCCGCCAGTCCGAGCCGCGAGTCGGGCCGCGTCATGATCGCGCGCTGCTGCCGGATAAAACCGTCCACACCGACCTCTTCCGCCATCCGCCTGACGAACAACCGCAGGGCCTCGTCGGCAAGGCGCGCCGGCGCGACCAAGCGCTGCCAGAGCAAGGTCGTGACATTGTCGAAGGCCCCCTTCTGCGCCAGGGCGATCATCTGTTCGCGCGGTGTGTTCGTCTCCGGCGTCGCCGGCTTGGCGCTGGTGTCGAGAAGCGCCAATCGCGTGACGCGCCCCGGCGCCTGCCGCATCACTTCGAAAGCGATATAGCCGCCCATGGACAGGCCGCAGAGCGCGAAGCGCGGCGGGGCCGCAGCGAGCAGCCGTCGCGCGATGGCGTCGAGAGTTTCGTCGCGCGCGTGCTCGGCGACGAGGATCGGCCTGCCCCCAGTGGCCAGAGCCGGCCATTGCGGCGCATAGAGGGAGGCGTCGCAGCTCAACCCCGGGATCAGAACAAGCGGTTCCTGCATGGCGTCGATCATATCCGTGATGGCCTCGTTCCAAATTCAAAGCGCGATGCCGTTCGAAAGCCATGCCCCAGTTTTCGACATCACTCTCTAGTTTATTGACTTCGCCGCGCTTTTTCTGCATTGCACGGAAGTCCGAAGGCGCGCTGGAAAGAGATGTCGCGCCACCGTCGCGGTTGATAGGTCATCCCGCCTCGAGTAACCGACCCTGAAGAAGCGCAACAATCGATGTCATTTGCCGAACTCGGCCTGAGTGAAAAGGTTCTGACTGCGGTCACGACTGCAGGCTACACCACGCCGACCCCGATCCAAGCCCAGGCCATCCCCCACGTTCTCGCCCGCCGCGACGTTCTCGGCATCGCCCAGACCGGTACAGGCAAGACGGCAGCCTTCACCCTGCCCATGCTGACCATTCTGGAAAACGGCCGCGCCCGGGCCCGGATGCCGCGTACCCTGATCCTGGAACCGACACGCGAGCTCGCCGCCCAGGTCGAGGAGAACTTCTCCCGCTACGGCGTCAACCAGAAGCTCTCCGTCGCGCTGCTGATCGGCGGTGTCTCCTTCGGCGACCAGGACGCCAAGATCACCCGCGGCGTTGACGTGCTGATCGCGACGCCCGGCCGCCTGCTCGACCACGTCGAGCGCGGCAAGCTGCTACTCACCGGTGTCGAGCTCCTCGTCATCGACGAGGCCGACCGCATGCTCGACATGGGATTCATCCCCGACATCGAGCGGGTGTGTAAGCTTGTGCCCTTCACGCGGCAGACCTTGTTCTTCACCGCGACGATGCCGCCCGAGATCACGCGCATCAGCGAGCAGTTCCTGCACAATCCGGTGCGCATCGAGGCCTCGCGCCCGGCAACCGCGGCGACCACGATCACGCAGCGCCTGATCGCCTCTAACGGGCAGGATTTCGAGAAGCGCGAGACATTGCGCAAGCTGATCAAGGAAGCCAAGGATCTGCAGAACGCGATCGTGTTCTGCAACCGCAAGCGCGATGTAGCAACGCTGCATAAGTCCTTGCAGAAGCACGGTTTCCCGGCCGTCTCACTTCATGGCGACATGGACCAGTACGCCCGCATGGCGGCGCTGGAATCCTTCCGCACCGGCGAGAACCCGATCCTGGTCGCCAGCGACGTCGCCGCCCGCGGGCTCGACATCCCCGCGGTCAGCCATGTCTTCAACTATGATGTGCCGACCCATGCCGAGGATTACGTCCACCGCATCGGCCGCACCGGCCGCGCCGGCCGCGAGGGTGCCTCTTTCACCATCGTGACGCGCCATGACGAGAAGCTCGTCACGGCGATCGAGAAGCTGATGGGCCAGCCCATCGCCTGGGAAGGCGGCGGCGTCGATACATTGCCGCCCGGCGCTCCGCGCGAGGAGCGCCATGGCGGTCGCGGCGGACGTGGAGAGGATCGCCGTCCGGCGCGTGGCGGTGGCCGTGGTCGCCCCGAGCGCGGCCCTCGCGCCGAGCCCGAGACGACACCGCGCCCGATCCGGGTGGAACGCCCCGCCTCCGATGACGAAGCCGCGCCGCGCCGCCGTCGCCCCGAGGCGGACGGGCCGACGAAGACCAAGATCCGTGGCGAGAGCCCCGCTCCTCAGGCCGCCAAGCCGGAGCGGGCGCCGGAACCTCGTTCAGCCAAGCCGGAGCGCGGCCCCGAGCCTCGCGCCGCCAGGCCTGAGCGCGCTGCTGAGCCGCGTCGGCGCGACGATGATGATGGTCCCAAGGTCAAGGGGCTCGGCGATCATGTGCCGGCCTTCCTGATGCGTCCCGTCAAGGTCGGCTGAATCCCAGAGTCCATAACAGCCTCTAATAAGATCTGACCTTAGGGCATAACCTGGCATTAACTCAGAGGCGTCATGTTTCCCGAATGGCTGCTGTTAGCGCAGCGGCCATGAACGGGCGCATGCCGCCGTTGAGACGGACAGGATGTCCCGCTTCGATGTGCAATCGAGGCTGTCATGGTCGAAAGCCATGAACCGGCTTCATGTCCGGGCTATCGGCAATGAGCGACCACGCGCAGATTTCCGCTCAATCCTGTGATCTGGCCGATCAGGTCGTCGCGGCGATGCGCGAACACGGTTCCCCGGGTTATCCGCGCGCTTTCGAGGTCTGGTACGCCCATCTCAGCGGCGAGATGCCGGCCGTGAGCATGGCGATGAACGCGATCCTCGCCGGCAGCGAGGGCAAGGTCGGTGTCGCCGACATCGACAATCTCTATGAGCGCTTCATCGGCAATGACCGGCTTGCCAAGCAGGCCGAGCGCACGAGCCTCCAAGTGCTGGGCGAGATCGACGGGCTGATGTCGCTGGTCGACAAGACGCTTGTGTCCAGCGAGCGCTATCATGGCCGCCTCTCGGCCATGTCGGAGGACGTGCCGCCGCCGGCCGACCGGCTGAGGCTGCGCGAATGGGTCGAGGCGCTGGTGCTGTCGACGCGCGAGGAGGTCTCCCGCAAGACCCAGCTCGAAGCCCAGCTCCGCAACAGCTCCAACGAGATCCGCAATCTCCGTGAGGCGCTGGAGATGACCCGCGCCGAGGCTCTGACCGATCCGCTGACCGGCCTCGCCAACCGCCGCCATTTTGAGGAAATGCTGCAGAAATCGATCGATCAGGCGACTTTGCGCCGCGAGCCCTTCGCGCTGGTCATGGCCGATATCGACTACTTCAAGAAGTTCAACGACGCCCATGGCCATCTCACCGGCGACCAGGTGCTGCGCCTCGTTGCCCGCACCATGAGGGACAAATTCAAGGAAAAGGCGGTGATCACCCGCTTCGGCGGCGAGGAATTCGCGATCATCCTGCCGGAGGCCGACCTCGTCGCCGGCAAGTTCGGCGCCGAGACCGTGCGCCAGGCCCTGCTGACGCGCGAACTCGTAAAGCGCTCGACCAACGAGAATCTCGGCCGCATCACCATCTCGCTCGGCGTCGCAGGCTATCGTCGCGGCGATACCGCCGGTTCGCTCGTCGACCGCGCCGACCAGGCCCTGATGCAAGCCAAGCGCGACGGCCGCAACCGCACCGTCACCGAAGAGGCGCTCGAAGCCTTGAGCCGCGTAGCTTGAGGCGAGACGCCTTTTGCCGCGCCGCCTCGCGCGCGAGATCCGTCCAGATTCTCAACGTATCCAAGTCATCCAGCGCGGCATCCGGCAGGCTCCAATAGCCGAGCGCGCGCTCACGGCTGCGCGCTTCATAGGTAAAAGGCCGGCAGCCAGCGGCAACGAAGCGCTCCAGCGTCGCAGGAGAGATCTTGAGATAGATGTCACCCTTGAAGACCAGGGCGAAGATCGTCTCGCCGTCATAGACACCGAGACCGCCGAACAACCTGCGCACCCGCACCGGCAAGATATCTGCGAAGAGTTCGCGGATGCCTTCGGCATCCATCGCGGCGGGCTCAGTGCGCCGCGAGCGCGCTCTCGGCGCGGGGCTTGATCTCGACCGATTCGCCGCAGCCGCAGGCCGAGACCTGGTTCGGGTTGTTGAATACGAAGGTCGAGGAGAAGCGGTCGGTCTTGAAGTCGAGCTCGGTGCCGAGCAGGAACAGCACGGCCTTGGCGTCGACGATCACGGTCGCGTCCTTCTCGGAAACGACTTCGTCGCCCTTGGCCGTCTCGCGCGCCACCTCGAAGGTGTATTCCATGCCGGCGCAGCCGCCCTTCTTGACGCCGACCCGCAGGCCGAGCGCCGGAGCGTCGGGATTGTCGAGCGCCGACTGCGCCATGATCTCGCGGATGCGCGAGGCGGCCGCGTCGGTCAGGGAGACCACCTTCAGGCCTGGAATCGAAAACATCAGAGTGTCCCTCCTCGATCGGGTTAAAGGCCCGATGAAGCAAGATTGCAGTCCACAACATAAGGATTGGTGAGCACAACGTCGAGATGCCGGAGTGCACGGCCGTCCTTTCACTGCGCGCATTGCGTGAAGCGCCCGCTCATGCACTGTGGCCGCCTCGAAGAAGGGACGAAGACGACAGACGATGACCTACCGCACGCACCGCCCCGAAGCGCTCCGCGCCCTCATCCGCGACATGGTCACCAAGGCCGGCTGGACGGAAGCCGAGGCGCGGGAGACCGCCGACCATCTCGTCCTGGCCAATCTGAGCGGCCATGACAGCCATGGCGTCGGGATGATCCCGCTCTATTTCCAGTCGCTGGCCGACGGCAATCTGAAGCCGCAATCCAGGCCCCAAGCCCGGCTCGACGCTGCTCCCTTCCTGATCGTCGATGCGCAGGTCGCGCTCGGCCAGCCCGCTGCCCGCAACGCAGTCGAGCAGGCTGGCGCAATGGCGAAGGCCGGCGGTGTCGCGATCCTGAACCTGCTCGATTCCCACCATATCGGCCGCATCGGCCATTATGCGGAAGTTGCTGCCGAAGCCGGGCTGATCTCACTATTCTGGGTCAATGTCGCCGGACGCGCACCGATCGTCGCCCCTTTCGCCGCCAAGGAAGCGCGCTTCGGCACCAACCCGCACGCGATCGGCATTCCGGTGCCGGAGGGCGATCCGATCATCCTCGATTTCGCCACCAGCCGCATGGCCCATGGCAAGGCCCGCGTCGCGCTGAACAAGGGCGTTCCGGTGCCGCCGGGCTACATCATCGACGGCGAGGGCCGGCCGACCACCGACCCCAAGCACGTCTTCCAGCACGCCATCCCGGACCTGCCGCTGGGCGCGCTCCTACCCTTCGGCGACCATAAGGGGGCAGGCCTCTCACTGATCGCGGAACTGCTCTCGGCCGGGCTGATGGGCGCCGCCCGCATCGACGAGAAGCCGCAGAAGAGCTGGATCATCAATTCGCTCTTCGGCGTGCTGATCGACCCTGCCCGGCTGGAGCCCGACGCCTCGCTCCGCAAGAGCCGGATCGAGAGCTATCTTGCCTTCGTGCGCGCCGCCAAACCGCAGGACGAGGCCAATCCCGTCCTGGCGCCGGGCGACAAGGAGCGCGCGACGCGGGTCGAACGGGCCACGGCCGGCATTCCGCTCGACGACGAGACCTGGTCGCAGATCGGTGCGGCGGCGAAGCGCTTCGGCATCGACGCCGAGAGCTACTGAACAGGGCAGCGACGATGACGCTCGCTGAATACGACGCCTTCTGCGCCACCCTCCCCGCCACGAGCCATGTCGTGCAATGGGGCGATGCCCATGTCTGGAAGGTCGGCGGCCAAGTCGGCGGCAAAGTCTTTGCCATCGCCAGGGAGAGCGCGGACGAGGCCTTCGCGGTGACCTTCAAATGCTCCTGGGCGAGCTACGACATCCTGAAGGAGCAGCCGGGCCTGCGCCCTGCCCCCTACCTCGCCTCACGCGGCATGAGCTGGATCCAGCGTCAAACCGATGAGGGCATGCCCGATGAGGTCTTGCTGGACTATCTGCGCGAGAGCCACCGGTTGATCGCCGCCAAGCTGAGCAAACGCGTCCGCGCGGAACTCGGCCTCGAGGCTTGAAACGCGCGGTATCCCGCCGCGATTTCGGACCAGACGAGACTCCTTAGAGCAGCGCCTCGCCGCGCAGCACCGGCACGCAGGAACCGCCGACCGTGGCGCGGATGCCGTCGGGCGCGCGCCAGGCCTTGAGCTTGAGCAGGCTCGGCCGCCCCATCTCGACGCCCTGCGTCAGCGTGAACTCTGCCGTCTCGCCGCCCTGAAGGGATAGCAGGAGCGCAGCCGTCGTGGCGCTGGCGCTGCCGGTTGCGGGATCCTCCCAGGTGCCGCCGAGCGGCGCGAACATCCGCGCCCGGATCGTGGCGCCGTCGCGGGCATAGATGAACAGCGCGAGCCGGCCCTCGAGCGCGGGCGTCGCGTCACGCAGGGCCCGGAAGGCCGCGATGTCCGGCAGCGCCTTCGACAATGCATCCGCGGCGACCTCGGCAAGGACGAAATGCACACCGACCGAAGCGCGGACCGGACGATGGTTGGCGACCACGATGTCGGAGGGCTGGAGACCGGCGCAGGCCGCGATCCCCTCGACCAGCAACTCTATTCCCGTGGAGAGAGCCTGGGGCGCGGCGATGGTGGCGCCCTGAACCTCGCCTTGCGCGTTGCTGGCGACCCTGACCTCGACCAGCCCGGCCAACTCCTCAAAGCGCAGCACACTGTCGCGATCCCGCCCATGGCGGGCCAGGACGAAGGCAGTGCCGACATTGGGATGTCCGGCGAAGGGCATCTCGTGACTGCGCGTAAAAATGCGCACGCGGGCGTCGTTGGCGGCATCGCTCGGCGGCAGGACGAAGGTCGTCTCGCTGTAGTTCATCTCCGCCGCAAGCGACTGCATCTCAGCATCCGAGAGACCGCGCGCATCGGTGAAGACGGCAAGCTGGTTTCCGCCGAAACGGGTCTCGGTGAAGACGTCGACGGTCTCATAGGCATATTTGCGCATGGCTGGCTCCGGCGGGCGGCATCACGCCCCGGCTTCAGATGCCACCGTTTCGCGGCTCGCAGAAATGAACAAAGCGAATGCGATCGATCAGAGCAGGAAATGGAGCCCAAAACCGAGAATGATGAAGCCGGCCGCGACGACCTGCGCCACGAAAAGCGGCTTCAACCGAAAGGCTTGTTCCGCATGCAAGCCGGCGCGCTCCGCGCGGGACATACGTTCGCGCGCCTTGAACTGCGCGGCAAGGCCGCTGCTCGCCCCGTCGCGTTCCAGGTCCATGCGCACCGCGATGAAGCCGATGACGAGGCCGAGGATGCCGAGACCGAAGAAACCGACCAGCCGCAAGGCGCCATAGGTCACGCCAAGCAGCAGCGCCGCCAGGATCGGAAAAGCGACGTAATCCCACTTCGTCATGCGCATGATGCCATCATGCATGCGCAGCGGGAGAGCGTCCAGCTCACCACATATCGAGTGCTACTCTCGCCTCGTCGGACATGCGCGACTGGTCCCAAGGCGGATCGAAGGTCATGTTGACGGTCACGCCCGAGACGCCCGGCACGGTGCTGACAGCGTTCTCCACCCAGCCCGGCATCTCGCCGGCGACGGGACAGCCCGGCGCGGTCAGTGTCATGTCGATCGCGACCTGGCGATCATCAGCGATGTCGACGCGATAGATCAGGCCGAGTTCGTAGATGTCGGACGGGATTTCGGGATCGTAGACCGTCTTCAGCGCGGCGACGATGTCGTCGGTGAGCCGATCGATCTCCTCGGGCGGCAGGCTGGAGCTCGCGCCCATGGTCGGCGCATTCGGCTTCAGTTCCTCGGCAGTATCGGTCATCGCTCATTCCAGTTCAGGCGATCAGCCGTCACGCAAACAGCGTTTCGGCCTTCCGCAGGGCTTCGACCAGTTTATCGACTTCCTCGAGCGTGTTGTAGAGCCCGAATGAAGCGCGGCAGGTCGATGTCACTCCATATCGGGCCAGAAGCGGCATGGCGCAATGGGTGCCGGCCCGAACCGCGACGCCGGCCCGGTCGATCACGGTCGCGACATCATGGGCATGGGCGCCCTTCATCTCGAAGGCGATGATGGCGCCCTTCTGCCGGGCCTTGCCGAATATGCGGATCGAGTTCATCTCGCCGAGCCGCTTCATGGCGTAGTCGTTGAGGCTCGCCTCATGCGCCGCGATGTTCTCACGGCCGAGCGCCATCATGTAGTCGAGCGCCGCGCCCAGACCGACCGCCTCGATGATCGCCGGCGTGCCGGATTCGAAGCGGTGCGGCGGGTCGTTATAGGTGATCGCGTCCTCGCTGACGGTGACGATCATCTCGCCGCCGCCTTCATAGGGCGGCAGCTTTTCCAGCCATTCACGCTTGCCCCAGAGCACGCCGGAGCCGGTCGGCCCATAGGTCTTGTGCCCGGTGAAGCAGTAGAAATCGCAGCCCAGCGCCTGCACGTCGACAGGCAGATGCACCGCACCCTGGCTGCCGTCGACGACCAGCGGGATCTTGTAGGCCCGGCAGATCGCCGCGACCTCCGCGATCGGCACGATCGTGCCGATCGCGTTCGAGATATGCGTCAGCGAGACCACCTTGGTGCGCGGCGTGATCAGCTTCTCGAACTCCTCGACGAGGAAATTGCCGTCCTCGTCGACCGGAGCCCATTTGATCACCGCGCCTTGCCGCTCGCGCCAATAGTGCCAGGGCACGATATTGGAGTGGTGCTCCAGGATCGAGAGGATGATCTCGTCACCCTCCTGGATCTTCAGATAGCGCCCGAGCGAGGATGCGACCGTGTTCAGCGAGCCTGTCGAGGAGCGCGTGAAGACGATCTCCTCCAGATGCGCCGCGTTGAGGAAGCGCCGGACGCTCTCGCGGGCCGCCTCATAGGCTTCGGTCGAGGCGTTGGCGAGGTAGTGCAGGCCGCGATGGACATTGGCGTAGTCCTCGCGCATCAGCTTCGTCATCGCCTCGATCACGACCTCGGGCTTCTGCGCAGAGGCCGCATTGTCGAGATAGACCAATGGCTTGCCGTAGACTTCTCGCGACAGGATGGTGAAATCCTTGCGGACCGCCTCGACGTCGTAAGGTTTCGCCATCGCGTTCATGTCACGCCTTTCCCGGCTCGCGCGGCTTGTCGACAAGGGCGCCGGCATGGCCCCAGTTCTCGCGCTCGATCTCCTGGATCACGATATGCGTGTTCGCGGGATTCTTGCCGAGCACGCGCACCAGCGTGTCGGTGAACTCCTTGACGATCTCCGCCTTCTGCTCGCGGGTCGCGCCCTTGGTGATCTGGAGATTGATGTAGGGCATCAGACCGCGCTCACCACCGAGGAGGCTTCGCGCAGGGAAAGCCAGGCTTCGATCTCGGCCATGACGAAGGCGCGCAGATCCTCGTCAGTCACGAACTCGACCGCCTCACCGGCGAAAGCCTGCAGCACCAGGGCTTCGG harbors:
- a CDS encoding DEAD/DEAH box helicase is translated as MSFAELGLSEKVLTAVTTAGYTTPTPIQAQAIPHVLARRDVLGIAQTGTGKTAAFTLPMLTILENGRARARMPRTLILEPTRELAAQVEENFSRYGVNQKLSVALLIGGVSFGDQDAKITRGVDVLIATPGRLLDHVERGKLLLTGVELLVIDEADRMLDMGFIPDIERVCKLVPFTRQTLFFTATMPPEITRISEQFLHNPVRIEASRPATAATTITQRLIASNGQDFEKRETLRKLIKEAKDLQNAIVFCNRKRDVATLHKSLQKHGFPAVSLHGDMDQYARMAALESFRTGENPILVASDVAARGLDIPAVSHVFNYDVPTHAEDYVHRIGRTGRAGREGASFTIVTRHDEKLVTAIEKLMGQPIAWEGGGVDTLPPGAPREERHGGRGGRGEDRRPARGGGRGRPERGPRAEPETTPRPIRVERPASDDEAAPRRRRPEADGPTKTKIRGESPAPQAAKPERAPEPRSAKPERGPEPRAARPERAAEPRRRDDDDGPKVKGLGDHVPAFLMRPVKVG
- a CDS encoding malate/lactate/ureidoglycolate dehydrogenase encodes the protein MTYRTHRPEALRALIRDMVTKAGWTEAEARETADHLVLANLSGHDSHGVGMIPLYFQSLADGNLKPQSRPQARLDAAPFLIVDAQVALGQPAARNAVEQAGAMAKAGGVAILNLLDSHHIGRIGHYAEVAAEAGLISLFWVNVAGRAPIVAPFAAKEARFGTNPHAIGIPVPEGDPIILDFATSRMAHGKARVALNKGVPVPPGYIIDGEGRPTTDPKHVFQHAIPDLPLGALLPFGDHKGAGLSLIAELLSAGLMGAARIDEKPQKSWIINSLFGVLIDPARLEPDASLRKSRIESYLAFVRAAKPQDEANPVLAPGDKERATRVERATAGIPLDDETWSQIGAAAKRFGIDAESY
- a CDS encoding GGDEF domain-containing protein, with translation MSDHAQISAQSCDLADQVVAAMREHGSPGYPRAFEVWYAHLSGEMPAVSMAMNAILAGSEGKVGVADIDNLYERFIGNDRLAKQAERTSLQVLGEIDGLMSLVDKTLVSSERYHGRLSAMSEDVPPPADRLRLREWVEALVLSTREEVSRKTQLEAQLRNSSNEIRNLREALEMTRAEALTDPLTGLANRRHFEEMLQKSIDQATLRREPFALVMADIDYFKKFNDAHGHLTGDQVLRLVARTMRDKFKEKAVITRFGGEEFAIILPEADLVAGKFGAETVRQALLTRELVKRSTNENLGRITISLGVAGYRRGDTAGSLVDRADQALMQAKRDGRNRTVTEEALEALSRVA
- a CDS encoding cysteine desulfurase; the encoded protein is MNAMAKPYDVEAVRKDFTILSREVYGKPLVYLDNAASAQKPEVVIEAMTKLMREDYANVHRGLHYLANASTEAYEAARESVRRFLNAAHLEEIVFTRSSTGSLNTVASSLGRYLKIQEGDEIILSILEHHSNIVPWHYWRERQGAVIKWAPVDEDGNFLVEEFEKLITPRTKVVSLTHISNAIGTIVPIAEVAAICRAYKIPLVVDGSQGAVHLPVDVQALGCDFYCFTGHKTYGPTGSGVLWGKREWLEKLPPYEGGGEMIVTVSEDAITYNDPPHRFESGTPAIIEAVGLGAALDYMMALGRENIAAHEASLNDYAMKRLGEMNSIRIFGKARQKGAIIAFEMKGAHAHDVATVIDRAGVAVRAGTHCAMPLLARYGVTSTCRASFGLYNTLEEVDKLVEALRKAETLFA
- a CDS encoding tautomerase family protein translates to MPYINLQITKGATREQKAEIVKEFTDTLVRVLGKNPANTHIVIQEIERENWGHAGALVDKPREPGKA
- a CDS encoding alpha/beta fold hydrolase, with the translated sequence MQEPLVLIPGLSCDASLYAPQWPALATGGRPILVAEHARDETLDAIARRLLAAAPPRFALCGLSMGGYIAFEVMRQAPGRVTRLALLDTSAKPATPETNTPREQMIALAQKGAFDNVTTLLWQRLVAPARLADEALRLFVRRMAEEVGVDGFIRQQRAIMTRPDSRLGLAAIGVPTLALVGEEDLITPLSEAQEIAAGIGANARLVVVPGCGHLSTLEAPDAVTGELLAWLG
- a CDS encoding MmcQ/YjbR family DNA-binding protein, producing MTLAEYDAFCATLPATSHVVQWGDAHVWKVGGQVGGKVFAIARESADEAFAVTFKCSWASYDILKEQPGLRPAPYLASRGMSWIQRQTDEGMPDEVLLDYLRESHRLIAAKLSKRVRAELGLEA
- a CDS encoding HesB/IscA family protein; the protein is MFSIPGLKVVSLTDAAASRIREIMAQSALDNPDAPALGLRVGVKKGGCAGMEYTFEVARETAKGDEVVSEKDATVIVDAKAVLFLLGTELDFKTDRFSSTFVFNNPNQVSACGCGESVEIKPRAESALAAH
- a CDS encoding TfoX/Sxy family protein, with amino-acid sequence MDAEGIRELFADILPVRVRRLFGGLGVYDGETIFALVFKGDIYLKISPATLERFVAAGCRPFTYEARSRERALGYWSLPDAALDDLDTLRIWTDLAREAARQKASRLKLRGSRLRAPLR
- a CDS encoding LysR family transcriptional regulator, whose protein sequence is MGQPPPSQARRHGDLVSPGWDDIGIFHAIATSGALAVAAAQLGLSEATVARRLKAFEARLGLQLFRRAANRLILTEIGQALTRDASEVAAAAERFSSRARAARASDSAPVKITATTSISLFLTMHATTISAAAGGIEIVIISTRDKLDLARGDADIALRMSKVPEQQGYFAQKIGRLVQALYVRRDIDPATAPIISVSRDVSSRIEEHILEWAAGRPVAARVGDSAARYESVRSAGAVSMVPCFMGDADETLVRLQPPPDRTADEIFLVSHEVSRQRPAVLAVLGALRELFRSNRARLSGQLSPEIDTARL
- a CDS encoding PhzF family phenazine biosynthesis protein — encoded protein: MRKYAYETVDVFTETRFGGNQLAVFTDARGLSDAEMQSLAAEMNYSETTFVLPPSDAANDARVRIFTRSHEMPFAGHPNVGTAFVLARHGRDRDSVLRFEELAGLVEVRVASNAQGEVQGATIAAPQALSTGIELLVEGIAACAGLQPSDIVVANHRPVRASVGVHFVLAEVAADALSKALPDIAAFRALRDATPALEGRLALFIYARDGATIRARMFAPLGGTWEDPATGSASATTAALLLSLQGGETAEFTLTQGVEMGRPSLLKLKAWRAPDGIRATVGGSCVPVLRGEALL
- a CDS encoding SUF system Fe-S cluster assembly protein encodes the protein MGASSSLPPEEIDRLTDDIVAALKTVYDPEIPSDIYELGLIYRVDIADDRQVAIDMTLTAPGCPVAGEMPGWVENAVSTVPGVSGVTVNMTFDPPWDQSRMSDEARVALDMW